The proteins below come from a single Desulfovibrio litoralis DSM 11393 genomic window:
- a CDS encoding response regulator, whose translation MNKRHKILVVDDEKHIRMLYQDELETDGYLVATSDGSEPILAVITREKPELVILDIRIEPNTSGLDLLQEIRANEATKELPVILSTAYDSFQYDLKSIAADCYVVKSVDLSELKVKIKSLLKAK comes from the coding sequence ATGAATAAGCGACATAAAATATTAGTTGTTGATGATGAAAAACATATTCGCATGTTGTATCAAGACGAACTTGAAACAGATGGCTATCTTGTTGCCACAAGTGATGGCTCTGAACCTATTTTAGCAGTAATCACACGAGAAAAACCCGAACTTGTTATTTTAGATATTCGTATTGAGCCAAATACTTCAGGGCTTGACTTGTTGCAAGAAATCAGAGCAAACGAAGCAACCAAAGAGTTGCCCGTTATTTTAAGTACTGCTTATGACAGCTTTCAATATGATTTAAAATCTATTGCTGCTGATTGTTATGTTGTAAAGTCAGTTGACTTGAGTGAATTAAAGGTTAAAATTAAATCACTGTTAAAAGCAAAATAA